One window of Cohnella hashimotonis genomic DNA carries:
- a CDS encoding RbsD/FucU family protein: MLKGIPAILSPELLKILMEMGHGDEIVLGDGNFPAASHAQRLVRCDGHGVPELLDAVLKLMPLDQYSARPAALMQIVPGDTVETPIWGRYGEIIRDRSGLTEPFEEVERFAFYERAKQAYAIVATGEGALYANIILKKGVITAE, translated from the coding sequence TTGTTGAAGGGAATTCCGGCGATATTGTCGCCAGAGCTGCTTAAGATTTTGATGGAAATGGGGCACGGCGACGAGATCGTGCTGGGCGACGGGAACTTCCCCGCGGCCAGCCACGCGCAGCGCCTCGTGCGCTGCGACGGCCACGGTGTTCCTGAACTGCTCGACGCGGTGCTGAAGCTGATGCCGCTCGACCAGTACTCGGCGCGGCCGGCCGCCCTCATGCAGATCGTGCCAGGCGATACGGTCGAGACGCCGATCTGGGGCCGCTACGGCGAGATTATCCGCGATCGGTCCGGTCTGACCGAGCCGTTCGAGGAAGTCGAGCGATTCGCGTTTTACGAGCGGGCGAAGCAAGCTTACGCAATCGTGGCGACGGGCGAAGGCGCGCTGTACGCCAACATCATTCTCAAAAAAGGCGTCATCACGGCCGAATAG
- a CDS encoding fibronectin type III domain-containing protein, with product MNGKKRSRPLLAGLALALLLQLAAGFGTAEKAAASTGRAWQAVGGALPVDGPRSYKLAASERGLYMSYLTSGNGLSVYQLAGGSWELDSEDTYAIENVWDYDLFVTARGRPYIAYEDRVDGNKIAVASPDGSGSWQKLGGTIPQGASDEPPGIAVDSQRGISIVYRDKNNGDAATVRKMEDGVWSEPEVISGNNGFRPAIAIDESDRTFVVYGNGASGYYEPVVKSREANEPWSSTGLSTYISGNSYTLKPALHGELFLYYNGGNGTNNQNYVWKWTQAEGWSLIGQFAGFDGAMNVDPTDGRPVVAYRETRDPGGSVHVVKWDGSAWPALGALSLQDNSWYMPLSLAVGPDGTPYVAYVSADDELRVAGYMDTTPPSLIGTLPADGSEDFAEDGTLELTFDEAVRGVAGKKIVVCDEKAVCEQIDASDVRVQANGETVKIAPDGKWREGATLIATIEAGAFADRSGNAYAGLSGGWRFTVAARPPLLTERAPAGVGSASNRPLYMLKFDEKTVPDDGYMTVYRASDDAEIDRIHVTSSSTVLLDEWLVVSGNAELPLDGASYYVLIDGDAFKDEAGIAFAGIADKTAWTFSPFNENAPRVYTMTPVANSTGARGVAALQLTFDKAVRSVEGKSIRVYVKNGSGPDTLFAEVDASKTAIDGVKATINLPGRLPAQSTVYVLVDPGAFEDQEGNPFAGYENDQGWRFDTAAAVAPEAPSLSVVHVGDQQAEIEFLSGDDGGSTVTGYVVMVILPDQNDRILKTVEGEGSPIVVTGLSNGYAYTFKVQAKNAVGLSDYSLPSARAVASGKPVPPLVSANPLDGGASVDVLPSWENGAAVTRYQITVYDEDGGYIRDLYLDPDGEGNLLPAIIDGLTNGTAYKFSARALNANGWSAESDLTDPVVPLGKPGIPRSVVAVPGKGSATVTFEAPEADGGTPVVAYRIRAMKDGAEVSARTIAPDKRSGTIGGLEKGVSYTVEVAAGNNIGLSDFAAAAPVVPYGSPDAPTEVTAAAGDTSAEISFVPGQLYGGTQASYEVTAWDGIEQAGRATGDSSTVTVSNLTNGRTYTFTVMSKTEYGESSPSAPSNAVTPTAPIVPDTSTVPDAPTGVSASAGDASATVSFSAPSNDGGKPIAGYKVTAWSNGAEAKTVESPGTAADGRIAVAVTGLANGTAYTFTVKAVNVKGASQPSAASNTVTPLSASNGGDDGGPGPDSGSGPSPSPSPSPSPGPGQTSGNLPDKGIAYIGGYPDGLFRPNAGLTRAEMAVILTKLFGNVVDAGAEAHFQDVPETHWASQAIAQAAKHGWMSGYPDGKFRPDAALTRAEMVVLLHKLGMKSAQQAGTGFTDIQGHWAESAIVQAQASGIIGGYADGKFLPDRPLTRAEAVTILNKVLGRQDDRSPAPLYFDVTAAHWAYGAIQAASRTE from the coding sequence ATGAACGGAAAGAAGAGATCCCGGCCGCTGCTCGCGGGCCTTGCGCTCGCGCTGCTCTTGCAGCTTGCGGCCGGATTTGGGACGGCGGAGAAGGCCGCCGCTTCGACCGGCCGAGCGTGGCAGGCCGTCGGCGGCGCGCTGCCCGTCGACGGCCCGCGGAGCTACAAGCTGGCCGCTTCAGAACGCGGACTTTACATGTCGTACTTGACGTCCGGCAACGGCTTGTCGGTCTATCAGCTGGCGGGGGGGAGCTGGGAGCTTGATAGCGAAGATACGTATGCGATTGAAAATGTATGGGATTATGATCTGTTCGTCACGGCCAGGGGCAGGCCGTATATCGCTTATGAGGATCGGGTCGACGGCAACAAGATCGCCGTCGCGTCGCCGGACGGCAGCGGCTCTTGGCAGAAGCTCGGAGGCACGATCCCGCAGGGCGCCTCCGATGAGCCGCCTGGCATCGCGGTCGATTCGCAACGCGGCATCAGCATCGTCTACAGAGACAAGAACAACGGCGATGCTGCAACGGTGCGCAAAATGGAAGACGGCGTCTGGAGCGAGCCCGAAGTCATATCGGGCAACAACGGCTTCCGGCCCGCGATCGCGATCGACGAATCCGATCGGACGTTCGTCGTCTACGGCAACGGCGCCAGCGGATACTACGAGCCGGTCGTCAAGTCCCGCGAAGCGAACGAGCCGTGGAGTTCAACCGGACTATCTACTTACATCAGCGGAAATTCCTACACGCTGAAGCCGGCTCTGCATGGCGAATTGTTTTTGTATTATAACGGAGGCAACGGCACCAACAATCAAAATTACGTGTGGAAATGGACGCAGGCCGAAGGATGGAGCCTGATCGGCCAATTCGCAGGATTCGACGGCGCGATGAATGTCGACCCGACGGACGGCCGGCCCGTCGTCGCGTACAGGGAGACGCGCGATCCCGGAGGAAGCGTGCATGTCGTCAAGTGGGACGGCTCGGCATGGCCCGCTCTGGGCGCGCTGTCGCTGCAGGACAATTCCTGGTATATGCCGTTGTCGCTCGCCGTCGGCCCGGACGGAACGCCCTACGTGGCCTATGTATCGGCAGACGACGAGCTTCGGGTCGCCGGATATATGGACACGACGCCGCCGTCGCTTATCGGTACGCTGCCTGCGGACGGAAGCGAGGACTTCGCCGAGGACGGTACGCTGGAGCTGACCTTCGACGAAGCGGTGAGGGGCGTGGCCGGTAAAAAGATCGTCGTATGCGACGAAAAGGCCGTCTGCGAACAGATCGACGCCTCCGACGTCCGCGTTCAGGCGAACGGGGAAACGGTCAAGATCGCCCCGGACGGCAAATGGCGCGAAGGCGCGACGCTGATCGCGACGATCGAGGCAGGCGCGTTCGCCGACAGGAGCGGCAATGCATACGCCGGATTGTCCGGCGGATGGCGCTTCACCGTAGCCGCCCGTCCTCCTCTTCTTACCGAGCGCGCTCCCGCAGGCGTCGGCAGCGCGTCCAACAGGCCGCTCTATATGCTGAAGTTCGACGAAAAAACGGTGCCTGACGACGGCTATATGACGGTGTACCGCGCGTCCGACGACGCCGAGATCGATCGCATCCATGTGACCTCAAGCAGCACGGTGCTGCTGGACGAATGGCTGGTCGTCTCGGGCAACGCGGAGCTGCCGCTTGACGGCGCAAGCTATTACGTGCTGATCGACGGCGACGCATTCAAGGATGAGGCAGGCATCGCGTTCGCGGGAATCGCGGATAAAACGGCGTGGACGTTCTCCCCGTTTAACGAGAATGCGCCTCGCGTGTACACGATGACACCAGTCGCCAATTCGACGGGAGCGAGGGGCGTCGCCGCGCTGCAGCTGACCTTCGACAAGGCGGTCAGGTCCGTCGAGGGGAAATCGATCCGGGTCTACGTCAAAAACGGAAGCGGCCCCGATACGCTGTTCGCCGAGGTGGATGCGTCGAAGACCGCGATCGACGGGGTAAAAGCGACGATAAACTTGCCCGGCCGGCTGCCTGCGCAGTCAACCGTCTACGTGCTCGTCGATCCGGGCGCGTTCGAGGATCAGGAGGGGAATCCCTTCGCGGGTTATGAGAACGATCAGGGCTGGCGCTTCGATACGGCGGCAGCAGTCGCGCCCGAGGCGCCGTCGTTAAGCGTCGTACACGTCGGGGACCAGCAGGCCGAGATCGAATTCCTGTCGGGCGACGACGGCGGCAGCACGGTTACCGGATACGTCGTGATGGTCATACTCCCCGATCAGAATGACCGGATCTTGAAAACCGTGGAAGGCGAAGGCAGTCCAATCGTCGTCACCGGACTGTCCAACGGGTATGCGTACACGTTTAAAGTGCAGGCGAAAAACGCCGTGGGCCTGTCGGATTACTCGTTGCCGTCGGCACGGGCGGTGGCGAGCGGCAAGCCCGTGCCGCCGCTTGTATCGGCGAATCCGCTAGACGGCGGCGCGTCCGTGGACGTGCTGCCCAGCTGGGAAAACGGAGCAGCGGTTACGCGCTATCAGATCACCGTTTACGACGAGGACGGCGGGTATATCAGGGACCTTTATCTTGACCCTGACGGTGAAGGCAATCTCCTGCCGGCGATCATTGACGGGCTGACGAACGGGACGGCCTACAAGTTCTCCGCCAGGGCATTGAATGCGAACGGCTGGTCCGCCGAATCGGACTTGACGGATCCGGTCGTCCCATTAGGCAAGCCGGGAATTCCGCGGAGCGTCGTGGCTGTGCCGGGCAAGGGAAGCGCTACGGTCACGTTCGAAGCGCCCGAGGCGGACGGAGGCACGCCGGTCGTCGCTTACCGGATCCGCGCGATGAAGGACGGCGCGGAGGTTTCTGCCAGAACCATCGCTCCTGACAAACGTTCGGGCACTATTGGCGGACTGGAAAAGGGCGTTTCCTATACGGTCGAGGTGGCGGCCGGAAATAACATCGGATTGTCCGACTTTGCCGCAGCCGCGCCTGTCGTTCCTTACGGCTCGCCCGATGCGCCGACGGAGGTGACCGCGGCTGCCGGAGACACCTCCGCGGAGATAAGCTTTGTCCCCGGACAGCTGTATGGAGGAACGCAGGCAAGCTACGAGGTCACCGCCTGGGACGGCATCGAGCAAGCCGGCCGGGCGACGGGCGATTCGAGCACTGTCACCGTTTCGAATCTGACGAATGGGCGCACCTACACGTTTACCGTGATGTCGAAGACGGAGTACGGCGAGTCGTCGCCTTCGGCACCATCGAACGCGGTGACGCCGACGGCGCCGATCGTGCCGGATACGTCCACGGTGCCGGATGCGCCGACCGGAGTAAGCGCGTCGGCAGGCGATGCATCGGCGACGGTGTCGTTCTCAGCGCCTTCGAACGACGGCGGCAAGCCGATCGCGGGCTACAAGGTGACGGCATGGTCGAACGGCGCGGAAGCGAAGACGGTCGAGAGCCCAGGTACGGCGGCTGACGGCAGGATCGCCGTCGCTGTGACGGGTCTCGCGAACGGCACGGCGTACACGTTCACGGTGAAGGCCGTGAACGTGAAGGGAGCATCGCAACCTTCGGCCGCCTCCAACACCGTTACGCCCTTAAGCGCATCTAATGGCGGAGACGATGGAGGCCCCGGGCCGGACTCCGGTTCTGGCCCAAGCCCAAGCCCAAGCCCAAGTCCAAGCCCAGGACCTGGTCAAACAAGCGGAAATCTGCCGGACAAGGGGATCGCTTACATCGGCGGCTATCCCGACGGCCTTTTCAGACCCAATGCCGGCCTTACTCGCGCAGAGATGGCTGTCATTTTAACCAAGCTGTTCGGCAACGTCGTCGATGCCGGCGCCGAAGCGCATTTCCAGGACGTTCCTGAGACGCATTGGGCATCGCAGGCAATTGCCCAAGCTGCGAAGCACGGTTGGATGAGCGGCTATCCTGACGGGAAATTCCGACCCGACGCTGCGCTGACCAGGGCAGAGATGGTCGTACTCCTGCATAAACTCGGAATGAAGAGCGCGCAGCAGGCCGGTACCGGCTTTACCGATATTCAAGGCCACTGGGCCGAATCCGCCATTGTTCAAGCGCAAGCCTCCGGCATTATCGGGGGTTATGCGGACGGCAAGTTCCTCCCTGACCGGCCGCTGACGCGAGCGGAGGCGGTCACGATCTTGAACAAAGTGCTTGGGCGTCAAGACGATCGGTCGCCCGCGCCGCTTTATTTCGACGTTACCGCGGCACATTGGGCATACGGCGCGATCCAGGCCGCATCCCGTACCGAATAG
- a CDS encoding RrF2 family transcriptional regulator has product MAIDKCGGVATPRWFGYALQSLVYLAHHADRDDRCPSGEIAGNCATEATLMRRILSRLARAQIVGAREGREGGYFLLKPPEAITLGEVYRALEIAEPLHSGMLDSADDCTALGSGMKEAFGDVIRETERRMMEVLDGRTIADMIGQVFGQKV; this is encoded by the coding sequence ATGGCAATCGATAAATGCGGAGGCGTAGCGACGCCGAGATGGTTCGGTTACGCGCTGCAGTCCCTCGTTTACTTGGCCCATCACGCCGACCGGGACGATCGCTGTCCGAGCGGCGAGATCGCGGGCAACTGCGCGACGGAGGCGACGCTTATGCGGCGCATTCTCTCGCGTTTGGCCAGGGCGCAGATCGTCGGCGCGCGCGAGGGCAGGGAAGGCGGATACTTCCTCCTTAAGCCGCCTGAGGCGATCACGCTCGGCGAGGTATACCGGGCGCTCGAGATCGCGGAGCCGCTGCACAGCGGTATGCTGGACAGCGCGGACGACTGCACGGCGCTCGGCTCGGGCATGAAGGAGGCGTTCGGCGACGTCATTCGCGAGACCGAGCGCAGGATGATGGAGGTGCTCGACGGCCGTACGATCGCGGACATGATCGGGCAGGTATTCGGGCAGAAGGTATAA